A single Pantoea rwandensis DNA region contains:
- the rlmKL gene encoding bifunctional 23S rRNA (guanine(2069)-N(7))-methyltransferase RlmK/23S rRNA (guanine(2445)-N(2))-methyltransferase RlmL, with protein MNSLFASTARGLEELLKTELDALGAQDLQVVQGGVHFRADDRVMYQSLLWSRLASRILLPLGEFGVWSDLDLYVGAQSIPWTEMFDSSTSFAIHFSGTNEVIRNSQFGALRIKDAIVDSFTRQNLERPSVDREQPGIRINAWLNKDRVSIALDLSGDALHQRGYRQQTGQAPLKETLAAAIVMRSGWQSTTPLIDPMCGSGTLLLEAALIATDRAPGLLRSHWGFNRWKNHNQAVWQDVLAEAKERARVGTAATTARFFGYDNDSRVLESARANARRAGVFELFTFAQQDVIKLKNPLAGQEITGTVLSNPPYGERLESEPALIALHSLLGRIMKQQFGGWNLSLFSASPELLSCLQLRADRQFKAKNGPLECVQKNYQLAATSGEGSAQIAEDFANRLRKNIKKLEKWAKQSNIECYRLYDADLPEYNVAVDRYGDWVVIQEYAPPKTVDANKARQRLFDVISATLSVLEIPANRLVMKTRERQKGKNQYQKLGEKGDFFEVQEFDARLLVNLTDYLDTGLFLDHRLARQMLGKMSAGKDFLNLFAYTGTASVHAGLGGAKTTTTVDMSRTYLEWAERNLRLNGLTGRQHRLMHADCLSWLRDSDEQFDVIFIDPPTFSNSKRMEDDFDVQRDHMMLMQNLKRLLRRGGTIMFSNNKRGFKMDLDGLAALDLQAQEITQKTLSQDFARNRQIHNCWLVSHAGKE; from the coding sequence ATGAATTCTCTGTTTGCCAGTACGGCGCGTGGGCTCGAAGAGCTGTTAAAAACTGAGCTGGACGCGCTGGGTGCGCAGGATTTGCAGGTGGTGCAGGGCGGCGTCCACTTCCGTGCCGATGACCGTGTGATGTACCAAAGCCTGCTGTGGAGCCGACTGGCTTCGCGTATTTTGCTGCCGCTGGGAGAATTTGGCGTCTGGAGCGATCTCGACCTGTATGTGGGCGCGCAGAGCATTCCCTGGACCGAGATGTTCGACAGCAGCACCAGCTTTGCGATTCACTTTAGCGGCACCAATGAGGTGATCCGTAACAGCCAGTTCGGCGCGTTGCGTATTAAAGATGCGATCGTTGACAGTTTCACGCGCCAGAACCTGGAGCGACCAAGTGTGGATCGTGAACAACCGGGCATTCGCATTAATGCGTGGCTGAATAAAGATCGCGTGAGCATCGCACTGGATCTAAGCGGCGATGCGCTGCATCAGCGTGGCTATCGTCAGCAAACCGGCCAGGCCCCGCTGAAAGAAACGCTGGCGGCCGCGATTGTGATGCGTTCTGGCTGGCAGAGCACCACGCCATTGATCGATCCGATGTGCGGTTCCGGTACTTTACTGCTGGAAGCGGCATTGATCGCCACCGATCGCGCACCGGGCCTGCTGCGTAGCCATTGGGGCTTTAACCGTTGGAAAAACCATAATCAGGCGGTCTGGCAAGACGTACTGGCTGAGGCGAAAGAGCGTGCCCGTGTGGGCACCGCAGCCACAACCGCGCGTTTCTTCGGTTATGACAATGACAGCCGCGTGCTGGAATCCGCGCGTGCTAATGCGCGTCGTGCTGGTGTGTTCGAGCTGTTCACCTTTGCTCAGCAGGATGTGATTAAGCTGAAAAACCCGCTGGCGGGCCAGGAGATCACGGGCACCGTGCTGAGCAACCCGCCTTACGGCGAACGTCTGGAAAGCGAACCCGCGTTGATTGCGTTACACAGCCTGCTGGGACGTATCATGAAGCAGCAGTTTGGTGGCTGGAATCTGTCGCTGTTCAGTGCGTCACCGGAACTGCTGAGCTGCCTGCAACTGCGCGCCGACCGCCAATTTAAAGCCAAAAACGGCCCATTGGAATGTGTGCAGAAAAACTACCAGCTGGCCGCGACCAGCGGTGAAGGTAGCGCGCAGATTGCCGAAGACTTTGCCAACCGTCTGCGTAAGAACATCAAGAAGCTGGAAAAGTGGGCGAAGCAGTCCAACATTGAATGCTATCGCTTGTATGATGCCGACTTGCCGGAATACAACGTCGCGGTAGACCGTTACGGCGACTGGGTGGTGATTCAGGAATATGCCCCGCCGAAAACCGTGGATGCCAATAAAGCACGCCAGCGTCTGTTCGATGTGATCAGCGCCACCCTGAGCGTGCTGGAGATCCCGGCCAATCGACTGGTGATGAAAACCCGTGAGCGTCAGAAGGGTAAAAATCAGTATCAGAAGCTGGGAGAAAAGGGCGACTTCTTCGAAGTCCAGGAGTTTGACGCGCGTCTGCTGGTGAATCTGACCGATTATCTTGACACTGGTTTGTTCCTTGATCACCGTCTGGCCCGCCAAATGCTGGGCAAGATGAGTGCCGGTAAAGACTTCCTAAATCTGTTTGCCTATACCGGCACCGCCAGTGTGCATGCGGGTCTGGGCGGCGCGAAAACCACGACGACTGTGGATATGTCTCGCACTTATCTGGAATGGGCCGAGCGTAACCTGCGTCTTAACGGTTTGACCGGACGCCAGCATCGGCTGATGCACGCCGATTGCCTGAGCTGGTTGCGTGACAGTGACGAACAATTTGATGTGATCTTCATCGATCCACCGACGTTCTCTAACTCCAAACGAATGGAAGACGATTTTGACGTGCAGCGCGATCACATGATGCTGATGCAGAATCTGAAACGTCTGCTGCGTCGTGGTGGCACCATTATGTTCTCGAATAACAAGCGCGGCTTCAAAATGGACCTCGACGGCTTAGCCGCTCTGGATCTGCAGGCGCAGGAAATTACCCAAAAAACGTTGTCGCAAGATTTCGCACGCAACCGTCAAATTCACAACTGCTGGCTGGTTAGCCACGCCGGTAAGGAATAA
- a CDS encoding YcbX family protein: MITLSRLYIHPVKSMRGLQLSHAQVLESGLAFDRIFMVTELDGTFITARQYPDMVRFTPALLPDGLFLNAPDGSQALIRFSDFTAQLSPTEVWGNHFTSHIAPAEINDWLSEFFPRPVQLRWTGVAPTRRVKKFDEVSLSFADGFPFLLVNMSSLQDLQQRCPASVRVEQFRPNLVVSGAAAWDEDSWKQVKIGEIVFDMPKPCSRCVFTTVGTESGRKHPEGEPLATLQRFRSGQDGSGDIDFGLNLIARNSGVIRVGDELTVLARQTPRAYGAGAVVETLKPVTSQQAEVIIGYQGSEFTGDNQQVLLEQLEMQGFRIPYSCRAGICGSCKMTLVSGEVKALKQSAVRTDGTILSCSCIPAGDIVLA; this comes from the coding sequence ATGATTACGCTTTCTCGCCTCTATATCCATCCGGTCAAATCCATGCGCGGTTTGCAACTGTCTCATGCACAGGTGCTGGAGAGTGGTCTGGCGTTTGATCGCATCTTCATGGTGACCGAACTGGACGGCACCTTTATTACTGCACGACAGTATCCGGACATGGTGCGTTTTACCCCCGCGCTGTTGCCTGATGGCTTATTTTTAAATGCCCCAGATGGCAGCCAGGCGCTAATTCGCTTTAGCGATTTCACGGCGCAGTTGTCACCCACTGAAGTGTGGGGGAATCATTTCACCTCGCATATTGCGCCCGCTGAAATTAATGATTGGCTGAGCGAATTCTTCCCGCGTCCCGTGCAATTGCGCTGGACCGGTGTTGCTCCCACGCGGCGGGTGAAAAAATTTGATGAGGTATCGCTGAGTTTCGCGGATGGTTTTCCCTTCCTGCTGGTGAATATGTCGTCACTGCAGGATCTGCAGCAGCGTTGCCCGGCCAGCGTTCGCGTTGAGCAATTCCGCCCTAACCTGGTGGTCAGCGGCGCAGCGGCATGGGATGAAGACAGCTGGAAGCAGGTTAAAATCGGCGAGATTGTTTTTGATATGCCCAAGCCTTGCAGCCGCTGTGTATTCACCACCGTTGGCACCGAAAGCGGACGCAAACATCCCGAAGGTGAACCCCTGGCCACGTTACAACGTTTCCGCAGCGGTCAGGACGGTAGCGGAGATATCGATTTCGGTCTGAATCTGATCGCCCGTAACAGCGGGGTGATCCGCGTTGGCGATGAGCTCACGGTTTTGGCTCGTCAGACACCGCGAGCTTACGGCGCGGGCGCGGTGGTGGAAACCCTCAAACCGGTTACCAGCCAACAGGCAGAAGTGATCATTGGCTATCAGGGCAGTGAATTTACCGGCGACAACCAGCAAGTGCTACTGGAACAACTGGAGATGCAGGGCTTTCGCATTCCCTACTCGTGTCGTGCCGGGATATGCGGTAGCTGTAAGATGACGCTGGTATCGGGCGAAGTGAAGGCGCTGAAACAGAGCGCAGTGCGCACAGACGGCAC